A segment of the Nostoc sp. TCL26-01 genome:
TATTTAATGGTCATTGGTCATTGGTCATTTTAAAAGATTAGACTAATAGAAATCTTCTAGGCTTGACTTTTCAAAATTACCTGTAATATCAGTCACATCTGCGGAATGTGGGTTGAAAAGCGATCGCCTACCATTACCTAACGCCGACCAATAGCTTACACCAAGAGCGATCTAAAAGAATCTAGTATACTAATTAACAATCAAGTAATGGATCAACTGATATTGAAATGATTGACCACGACCGTTTATTTAAAGAACTAATTTCCACATTTTTTCTCGAATTTTTAGAATTATTTTTCCCCCAAGTAACTGCATATCTAGAACCAGACTCACTAACATTTTTAGATAAAGAAGTATTCACCGATATTACAGCAGGTGAACAATACGAAGCTGATTTAGTAGCCAAAATCCGATTTAGAGGACAAGAAACATTCTTTCTCGTACATATCGAAAATCAGTCATATTCACAAACTGAATTTGGACGGAGGATGTTTACTTATTTTGCTCGACTATTTGAAAAACATGGATTACCTGTCTATCCCATAGTCATCTTTTCCTATGACACTCCTCACAAGCCCCAAACAGATACTTATCGTGTCACATTTCCCGACAAAACGGTGCTGGAATTTAACTATGGAGTAGTGCAACTCAATCAATTGAACTGGCGTGACTTTTTAGAGCAAGAAAATCCTGTTGCCAGTGCGCTCATGTCTAAAATGAGGATAGCACCATCAGACCGTCCCAAAGTCAAGGCTGAATGTTTACGATTATTGGCAACTTTACGGCTCAATCCAGCAAAAATGAAACTGATTTCTGGGTTTGTTGATACCTATCTGAGACTAAATGCAGCAGAAACAGAGATTTTTCAAACAGAGATTGCTAAATTTGAACTTGTTAAACAAGAGGTAGTTATGGAAATTGTGACTAGCTGGCAATTACAAGGAAGAGAAGAAGGACGACAAGAAGGACGACAAGAAATAGTTATGCGACAGCTTAAAAGGAAAGTTGGTGCAGTTACATCTGAATTAGAAGAACGAATTGGCAAATTATCACCGACTCAGGTGGAAGATTTAGCTGATGCTTTGTTAGATTTTACAAATTTAGATGATTTAGTAGCTTGGTTAAATAGTCATAACTGAATATCAAGCACAACATTGTCAAGCGATGAACTACACCTGATCGGCGGTCATCGCCTACGTAAGCTAACACACATTCCATATACAAGCGATCGCTTTCGTGATGAGTTGGAAAAGTAGTAGCGTGTCGTTGGCGCTAGCCTCTCGTAGAGAAGACAAAAGTTGCTTATGGGGGTTTCCCCGCCCGGCAAACTTTTCAAGACGAATTTTGAATTGGTATTATTCCACCACCTCATTGACTGGGAATCGATCAATTAACTGCATCGCCCGGTAGGCATTGCGCTGTAGGGCATCTGGTAAATGGGGAACGTGGGGAATTTGGGATAGTAAATCCAAAGTCCGGCGTAAAATTCGTACCACATCACCTTCATCTAAGGTGGTGTTTTCGCATAGTTCTGTCCACAGGGTTCCTAATGCCCATTGTTCGACAAGGGCTATCAAGCCAATGTAGCGATTTTCTAAACCCACTGGCAAAGCTACACCATGTCGATACTGCACCTTCAAAACAGCCCGACGGATTTTTTGTAACCTTGCCCAGGCATCATCTACTTCTGAAGCCAGGTTGAAGTTGACTCTGCTATCGGGGCGGGGGGTTTCGGTGACTAAAGCGGCGACGGTGGCAGCTAAATGCTGGGGGTCTAAGTTGTCTAACTCACCGCTAGCTAGTGCTAAACCCAGCCACAGTTCATTTTCTCCCCGAATAGCGGCAGCGATTTGTCCTAGTTGGGTGGGTACGAGGTTATCTAAGCAATCAAATTCCTGCAAAATTGTAATCAGATTGAGAAACTCTTCCCAGTGACGTTGAGATTGTTGCTCGACTTGGGCTTGCATCTCTTCTAGTTCGGCTTCCAGTTCCACATATCTGGCTCGACGTTTGAAGATAGCAGCAACATCACCTGATTGATGGATGGGGTGAGCTTCTATTTGGGCTTGGATGGCAGTGGTGCGGCTGAGTTGTTCGGCTACCTCTGGGGACAGATGCAGGGATGCTTCCGGGTCGGGGATACTTTGAGCGATCGCCATTGTTGCCACATCACCTCTTCTTGACTGTCCTGGCTTCAGCATCAACTCTGGTGGTGGCAAAATATCTGGTGAAACTTCCACACGGGGTAACTCGGCATATAAGTCAACCACATCTTCATTGGTGGCAACATACCAGCGATTATCTTGTCCCAAACATACCAAGTATGGGCTAGCACCGGAGGTTTTACCAACCAACACTGCTGTTACAGGTGAGAAGACTGTAATATTTTTCCCCTTCAGGCTCAAGAGTGTACCGGAAATCGCAAAGTCCAAGAGCATTTTGATTTGTTCTTGTCGCTCATCATCAGCTTGCTCTTGCAGGGTTTTTAACAGTTGGCGTTCTACTTTTAAGCGTTGGCGCAATTTTTCATAAATAGCCAATTCATTTTCATCAACGGCAGCGATTTGCTCATGTAAGCGGGCTAATTCGGCTTGCAGGTCGGTAATTTGGTCGTAATCTGGTCTTAAATGCAAAGTTGCCATATACTGCCCAAAACTGCGTTCAATCAGTTCCTTGGCTTGCTCGATGGTGTGGGTTTGCAGTAAGTTTAAAACCATGCCGTAGCTGGGTGTAAACTGACTTACCAAAGGATCTGGTTTGGATGTGGCTAAATAGGCTGCTTCCTTGGAACCTTCAAAGGGAGTCTGCACTGTTACCACATGGCCTTGTTCATCCATCCCCCGACGGCCAGCCCTACCCGCCAT
Coding sequences within it:
- a CDS encoding DUF4351 domain-containing protein; this encodes MIDHDRLFKELISTFFLEFLELFFPQVTAYLEPDSLTFLDKEVFTDITAGEQYEADLVAKIRFRGQETFFLVHIENQSYSQTEFGRRMFTYFARLFEKHGLPVYPIVIFSYDTPHKPQTDTYRVTFPDKTVLEFNYGVVQLNQLNWRDFLEQENPVASALMSKMRIAPSDRPKVKAECLRLLATLRLNPAKMKLISGFVDTYLRLNAAETEIFQTEIAKFELVKQEVVMEIVTSWQLQGREEGRQEGRQEIVMRQLKRKVGAVTSELEERIGKLSPTQVEDLADALLDFTNLDDLVAWLNSHN
- a CDS encoding RNA helicase, translating into MNYPAPSQEIDLGSIFPFDLDQFQKDAIASLNAGRSVVVCAPTGSGKTLVGEYAIYRALARGKRVFYTTPLKALSNQKLRDFREKFGFDDVGLLTGDASINRDAPILVMTTEIFRNMLYGTPIGQVGISLVDVEAVVLDECHYMNDRQRGTVWEESIIYCPREVQLVALSATVANSDQLTDWLNRVHGPTDLIYSDFRPVPLEFYYCNPKGLFPLLNDTKTKINPRLANRGKKRQGDRGKNGRPEAPSIVYTLSQLQQRDMLPAIYFIFSRRGCDKAVAEVGDLWLVNNDESQILRQQIDEFLSRNPEAGRSGQIAPLYRGIAAHHAGILPAWKVLVEELFQQGLIKVVFATETLAAGINMPARTTVISTLSKRTDTGHRLLNASEFLQMAGRAGRRGMDEQGHVVTVQTPFEGSKEAAYLATSKPDPLVSQFTPSYGMVLNLLQTHTIEQAKELIERSFGQYMATLHLRPDYDQITDLQAELARLHEQIAAVDENELAIYEKLRQRLKVERQLLKTLQEQADDERQEQIKMLLDFAISGTLLSLKGKNITVFSPVTAVLVGKTSGASPYLVCLGQDNRWYVATNEDVVDLYAELPRVEVSPDILPPPELMLKPGQSRRGDVATMAIAQSIPDPEASLHLSPEVAEQLSRTTAIQAQIEAHPIHQSGDVAAIFKRRARYVELEAELEEMQAQVEQQSQRHWEEFLNLITILQEFDCLDNLVPTQLGQIAAAIRGENELWLGLALASGELDNLDPQHLAATVAALVTETPRPDSRVNFNLASEVDDAWARLQKIRRAVLKVQYRHGVALPVGLENRYIGLIALVEQWALGTLWTELCENTTLDEGDVVRILRRTLDLLSQIPHVPHLPDALQRNAYRAMQLIDRFPVNEVVE